CCGCGCGACCGGAAGATCCTGTCGCTGCGGTTCGTGGCCGGCATGACGCAGTCCGAGATCGGGGACGAACTGGGCATCTCCCAGATGCACGTCTCCCGGTTGCTGTCCCGCACGCTGGTACGCCTGCGCAAGGGGCTGACGCTGGAGGAGTGAGCGCGCGCCGGAGCCGACCACATCAATGACGGCAACGGCCACGGCCTAAGCCACAGCCACGAAACGCAGAGACCGAGCGGCACGGATCCAAGTCGGCCGGGTGCGGTGGGAGTCGCGACACTCCTGACGTACCCGGCCGAACCGCGTCCGGTCCGCCTGCTGTCTCACCCCGTCTCCCCCTGTCCCACCCCCTTACCGCAAGAAACCCCTTCCCCCCGGTTCACCTTCCGCCACTATGGTCACGCGCCAGACTGTTCGGTATGTCAGAAGCCGACGGGCGGACACGGGGGTGCGAGGAGGCACGAGGATGGCTCGGGCTCGGGACGAGCGCCCCGGCGGCGACGACAGCCATGAGGACCAACAGGACACCGGTGCGCCGGGCGTACGCCCCGACGACGGGTCCGAGCACCGGCACGCGAGCGCGTCGGACACACGGCTGACCGCGCTGTTACGTTCCAACTCGCCGACCGCGTACGCGGCCCTGCGCGAACTGCGCGAGCGCCACCACCCGTCGGTCCTCGCCTACGCCCGGCTGTGCGCCGCGAGCGAGTCCTCGGCACGGGAACTGGCGACGCAGGCGTTCACGTCCGCCACCAAGGAGACGGCGCGGGGGATCGAGTCGACCGTCCCCTGGCGCCATCGGCTGCTCCTGTTGACCGCACGGGTCGCCGCCGGCTGGGCCACGGACGGCGGCGCGACCGGTCTCGCCCCCGCCCTGCGCGTCGTGTTGGACACGGCGGGCCCCGGCGGCCGCGTCCCGCCCCTGCTCGCCGCGTTCGAACTGCTGCCGCCCCGGCCGCAGGGCCTCATCTGGTACGGCGTCGTGGAGCGGGAACCGGACGACCGTACGGCCGTCCTGCTCGGCCTCACGCCCGACGACGTGACCTACAAGCGGGAGTCCGCGCTCCACGCCCTGCGCCAGGCCTGTCTGCGCGTGCGCCTGGCCGCCTCCGACGACCCGCGCTGCCAGGACTTCCGCCGGCTGATCGAGGAGTCCGTACGGCCGGACACCCCTCGCCACAGCACCGATCTGCAGTCCCACATGGAGCACTGCCCGCACTGCGCCGGCGCGTACGCGGAGCTGTGCGCCCTGCGCGACAGCCCGCGCGCGACCCTCGCGGAGGGGCTTTTGCCGTGGGGCGGTACGGCGTACACGCGGGGCGCGTCGGGATCGCGCGCCGAGGGTGGCGCCGGGGCCTGGGACGGCGGCACGGGGGCGTGGGACGGGGGTGCCGGGCGGGACACCGCCGGGGCGCGAGGTGGCCGTAGAACACCGGGTGGGTCCGGGGCGAGCAGCAACTGGGCTGGAGCGGGGGCCGGGGCGGGGGCGGGAACGGGTGCGGCGGCGGCTGCCGAGGCTTCTGCGGCTGCGGCTGCGGCTTGGGCCGGGACCGGCTTGGGCTCAGGCAGCGGTGCCGGTGGCGGTGCCGGTGCCGGTGCCGGTGGCAGGGAGCGTGCGGCGAGCGGTGCGGGGGCGGAGACGCCGGGTGATCCGTCGAGCTGGTCCGGCGCCGACTCCGGGGCGGGCATCGACACGGGGGCCGGAGCGGGGACATGGCCCGGCCCCGATGGCGATGACCAGGCCCGTACGCCGGCCGGAGCGGAGCCGTGGGCGAGCCCCGGCTCCGGCGACCGAGGGGGCGCGTGGGCCGGTCCCGACTCGGACACGCGCATAGGCAGGTCGGCCGCTCCCGCCGGCACGGCGGGTACGGCCGACTTCACGGACATGGCCGGTCCGGCCGGGGTGGCTGGTGCGGCCGGAGCGGCTCCCGGGTTCGGCGGCGTGCCCGGGTTCGTTGCGGAAGTCGGTGGCGGGGCCGGACAACAGGCCGACTTCGGTGCCCGGTCGGTGGGCGGGACGCGGTCGTTGCGCAGGGCCCGGGGCGGGGCCCGTGGGGAGGACACGGCCGGGGCGTCGGGGGCCAAGTGGTCGTCGTCGCGTCGGGTCGCGCTGACCTCGGTGGCGCTGGGGGTGGCGTTGGCGCCGCTGTTGGCGTTCCTGGTGTTCTCGGGCTCGGGCGGCTCGTCGTCCGACGACGAGGCGGGTTCCGGCGTCACGCCCGCCGTACCGCCGTCGGGCGCGGTGACCCCGACCGTCCCGCCGAGCCCCACGCCGTCCCCGACCCCGTCGGAGACGGCGAGTCCCTCGAAGCCGCCGCAGAAGGAGAAGCCGCCGAAGAAACCGAGCCCGGATCCGTCGACGTCGGGGCCCCCGAAGCCGTCGCTGCCTTACGGGCCCCCGCTGAACGCCGCCTACACCCAGGTGGTGAACGTCGCGTCGGGCCTGTGCCTGGACATCCGGGGCGAGTTGGAGAAGGGCACCGACGTCGTCACGGCCACGTGTTCCTCGCGTGCGACCCAGCGTTGGCGGGTCGACTCCCACCGGGACGCCCTCCAGTCGTTCGCGGACCCCGACCTGTGCCTGGACAGCCGGGGGGCCACCGACGACGGTGTGGGCGTCTGGGACTGCGATTCGCTCGACGGGGACAACGGGGACAACCTGCGGTTCGAGGTCGACTCCCGGGGAGTCATCCGCCCGGCGGTCGCGCCGGGGCACGCCGTGACCCCGGACGCGCTCGGCTCCGTCTCCTTCGCCGAGGCGTCCGGACGCGACAAGCAACGCTGGCGCGCGGGTGCCGGGCCGGTCCACAGCTAGCAGCGGTCCGCGCCCGGCGCCGGTCAGAGCACGCGTACGCCCCTGCGCCACACCCCCGTGACCAGGGGGACGCCCGGGCGGTAGGCGAGGTGGACGTGGCTGGGCGCGTCCAGCAGCGCGAGATCGGCGTACGCGCCCGGCGTGAGGCGGCCGATGTCGTCGCGGCGGAGCGCCCGCGCGCCCCCGGCCGTGGCCGACCAGACGGCCTCGTCCGGCGTCATCCCCATGTCCCGCACGGCGAGCGCGACACAGAAGGGGACGGAGGAGGTGAAGGACGACCCCGGGTTGCAGTCCGTGGAGAGGGCGACGGTGACGCCCGCGTCGAGGAGGCGGCGGGCGTCCGGCCACTCGGCACGGGTGGAGAACTCGGCGCCGGGCAGCAGCGTGGCGACCGTACGGCTGTGGGAGAGGGCGTCCACGTCGGCGTCGGTGAGGTGGGTGCAGTGGTCCGCGCTGGCCGCGTCGAGTTCCACGGCGAGTTGGACGCCCGGGCCGTGGGAGAGCTGGTTGGCGTGGATGCGCGGGTGCAGGCCCCTGGCCTTGCCGGCCGTGAGGATCGCGCGGGCCTGGTCACCGTCGAAGGCGCCCTTCTCGCAGAAGACGTCGATCCAACGGGCGTACGGGGCGCAGGCGTCGAGCATCTCGCCGGTGACCAGGGCGACGTAGGCGGCGGGGTCCTCGGCGTGGTCGGGGGAGACGATGTGGGCGCCGAGGTACGTCACCTCGTCCGTGTGCCGGGCGGCGATGCGCAGCGCCCGTGCCTCGTCCTCGACGGTCAGGCCGTAGCCCGACTTCGTCTCGAAGGTGGTCGTGCCCTGGCGGAGGGCCTCGCGGAGGTAACGGGTGAGGTTGGCCTCCAGTTCCTCGTCGGTGGCGGCGCGGGTGGCGGCGACGGTCGTGCGGATGCCGCCCGCGCTGTACGCGCGGCCGGACATCCGGGCGTTGAACTCGGCGGTCCGGTCGCCCGCGAAGACGAGGTGGGAGTGGGAGTCCACGAAGCCCGGGATCACCGCCCGCCCACCGGCGTCGACGCGATTGTCAGTGGCGGGTGCTTTGCTTTGATCACCGGTCCACGCGATGCGTTCACCGTCGATGACGACGGCCGCGTCCTGGATCAGTCCGAGGGGGGATCCGTCGCCGAGGGAGGGGTCGTTGGTGACCAGGGCAGCGATGTTGGTGATGAGCGTGCTGGCGGTGCTCGCCGAGTGGGCGGGGCTGTGGGTCGTCGGGCTGCTCATGGCGTCCTTGGTTGCCTGGTCGGCGGTCGGTTCGGAATCGGGACGGGGACGGGAACGGGTGGCCGGAGGCACGGGCGGGCCCGCGGGGGTCATCCGCGCAGTGCGGCGACGGCGTCCGCGAGGGCTCTCGGCACATCCGGTACGAGCGCGTGCGCCCCGTCCCGTACGACGTGCCGACCTCCCACCACCGTGTGCGACACGTCTGCTGCCGACGCGGCGAATACCGCGGTCTCCGCGCCCAGCCGTGGAAGCGGCCCCGCTGTCCTGACGGAGTCGAGCGCGATCGTCGTGAAGTCGGCGAGCGCGCCCGTCTCCAGGGTGCCCGCCTCGTCCCAGCCGATCGCCGCGTGGCCGTCGGCGGAGGCCGCCCGCAGGAGGGCCGCCGCCGTCCAGTGACCCCGGGTGCGGGTGCGCAGCCGCTCGTTCAGCTCCATCGCGCGGGCCTCTTCGAGCAGGTCGACGACGGCGTGGCTGTCGGAGCCCAGCGAGAGGGGGGAGCCCGCCCGTTGCAGGGCGACGGCGGGTCCGATGCCGTCGGCGAGGTCGCGTTCGGTGGTGGGGCACATGCAGGTGCCGGTGCCGCTGTCGCCGAGGAGGGCGATGTCCTCGTCGGTGAGGTGGGTGTTGTGGACGCCGGTGGTGCGCGGGCCCAGTACTCCGTGGTCGGCGAGGAGTCGGGTGGGGGTGCACCCGTGCGCCGCGTGGCAGGCGTCGTTCTCCGCCGTCTGCTCCGACAGGTGCACATGCAGCGGCGCCCGCCGTTCCTCGGCCCAGCGTGCGACGGTCGCCAACTGCCCGGCGGGTACGGCCCGTACGGAGTGCACGGCCGCTCCGATCCGTGCGTGATCCCGGTCCTTGAGAACTGAACAGCGTTCGGCCCAGGCCTCGGCCGTGCCGTCGGAGAAACGGAGTTGGTGGTGGTCGGGTGCCTTGCCGAAGCCGGCGGAGAGATAGGCCGTGTCGAGGAGGGTGATCCGGATGCCCGCCTCGGCGGCGGCCTCGATCAGCGCCTCGCCCATGACGTTGGGGTCGGCGTAGGGGGTGCCGCCGGGGGCGTGGTGCACATAGTGGAACTCGCCGACGGCCGTGATGCCGGCGAGGGCCATCTCCGCGTACACCGCCCGCGCGAGGGCGTGGTAGGTGTCCGGGGTCAGCCGGTCCGCCACCCGGTACATGACCTCGCGCCAGGTCCAGAAGGTGCCCGAGCCGACCTGGACGGTACCGCGCAGGGCCCGGTGGAAGGCGTGGCTGTGGGCGTTGGCGAGGCCGGGCAGGGTGAGGCCGCGCAGGACGACCGTGCCCGGGGGCGGGGTGGGCGTCCCGGTGCGTACGGCGGTGATGCGGCCGGCCTGTGCCGAGCCCTGCCCGGCCACGGTCAGGGTCACGCCCGGCTCGACATGCGTGCCGAGCCAGGCGTGTTCGAGCCAGTAGGTCGTCTCCGTCACCTGCGGACCAGCCCTTCCAGTACGTCGGCGAGCGCGGTCACCCCGGCCAGGCAGTCGTCCTCGGCGGCGTGTTCGGCCGGGGAGTGCGAGACGCCCGTCGGGTTGCGTACGAACAGCATGGCGGTCGGGACGGTCCCGGAGAGGATCCCGGCGTCGTGTCCGGCGCCGGTCCCGAGCACCGGCACCTTCAGCTCGGCCGTGTCCCGGCCCAGGATGCGGGCGATCTCGTCGCGCAGGGCGTGTTCGAACTCGACGACGGGGGTGAAGGACTCCCGTACGACGTCCAGCTCGACCCCGTGGGCCTGGGCGTGATCGCGGGCGGCCTCCTCGATCGCGTCGACGACCGTGTCCAGCGTCGTCTGGTCCTCGGCGCGGGAGTCGAGCCAGCCGCGGACGAGGGAGGGGATGGCGTTGACGCCGTTGGGCTCGACGGCGATCTTGCCGAAGGTGGCGACGGCTCCGGCGAGACGTGCCTCGCGGCGGGCGGCGAGCACGGTCTCCGCGTACGACAGCATGGGGTCCCGGCGGTCCACGAGCCGGGTCGTGCCCGCGTGGTTGGCCTCGCCGCGGAAGTCGAACCGCCACCGTCCGTGCGGCCAGATGGCGCTGGCGATGCCGACGGCGTCGCCGGACAGGTCCAGGGCCCGGCCCTGTTCGACGTGCAGTTCGACGAACGCGCCGATGCGGGCTAGCCGTTCGGGGTCCGGGCCGATGGCGTCGGGGTCGTACCCGGCGGCCTCCATGGCCCTGGGCAGGCTGACGCCCTCGCCGTCGGTCAGCCGGTGCGCGCCCTCGACGGTGAGCTGCCCGGCGGCCAGCCGGGAGCCGACACAGGCGAGGCCGAAGCGGGCGCCTTCCTCGTCACCGAAGTTGACGATGGCGAGGGGCCTGGTGAACTCGACCCGCCGGGACCGGAGTTCGTCGAGCGCGGCGAAGGACGACACGACACCGAGGGGGCCGTCGAAGGCGCCGCCGTCGGGCACGGAGTCCAGATGCGACCCGGTGACGACGGCGTCCCCGGCGGCGGGGTCGCCGAGCCAGGCCCACTGGTTGCCGTTCCGGTCGACCTCGTAGGTCAGCCCGCGCGTCTCGGCCTGCTCCCTGAACCAGGCCCGGCACTCGGCGTCGGCCCCGGTCCAGGCGAACCGCCGGTAGCCGTGGGAGTCGGGGTGCCGTCCGATGGGCAGCAGCTCCCGCCACATGGTGTGGAACGAGCTGCCGACGGACGAGGCCCCGTCCCTGGCTTCCGGAGAGTTGGCGCCTGCCGTCATGCGTCGTCACCCTCGCGCATCGGGACCCGTACGCCCCGCTCGTCGGCGGCGGTCTCGGCGATGTCGTAGCCCGCGTCGACGTGGCGGATCACGCCCATCCCGGGGTCGTTGGTGAGAACCCGGCGGATCTTCTCGCCGCCCAGCTTCGTCCCGTCGGCGACCGTGACCTGCCCGGCGTGGAGGGAGCGGCCCATGCCGACGCCGCCGCCGTGGTGGATCGACACCCAGGACGCGCCGGAGGCGACGTTGACCATGGCGTTCAGCAGCGGCCAGT
This genomic stretch from Streptomyces deccanensis harbors:
- a CDS encoding RICIN domain-containing protein, whose protein sequence is MARARDERPGGDDSHEDQQDTGAPGVRPDDGSEHRHASASDTRLTALLRSNSPTAYAALRELRERHHPSVLAYARLCAASESSARELATQAFTSATKETARGIESTVPWRHRLLLLTARVAAGWATDGGATGLAPALRVVLDTAGPGGRVPPLLAAFELLPPRPQGLIWYGVVEREPDDRTAVLLGLTPDDVTYKRESALHALRQACLRVRLAASDDPRCQDFRRLIEESVRPDTPRHSTDLQSHMEHCPHCAGAYAELCALRDSPRATLAEGLLPWGGTAYTRGASGSRAEGGAGAWDGGTGAWDGGAGRDTAGARGGRRTPGGSGASSNWAGAGAGAGAGTGAAAAAEASAAAAAAWAGTGLGSGSGAGGGAGAGAGGRERAASGAGAETPGDPSSWSGADSGAGIDTGAGAGTWPGPDGDDQARTPAGAEPWASPGSGDRGGAWAGPDSDTRIGRSAAPAGTAGTADFTDMAGPAGVAGAAGAAPGFGGVPGFVAEVGGGAGQQADFGARSVGGTRSLRRARGGARGEDTAGASGAKWSSSRRVALTSVALGVALAPLLAFLVFSGSGGSSSDDEAGSGVTPAVPPSGAVTPTVPPSPTPSPTPSETASPSKPPQKEKPPKKPSPDPSTSGPPKPSLPYGPPLNAAYTQVVNVASGLCLDIRGELEKGTDVVTATCSSRATQRWRVDSHRDALQSFADPDLCLDSRGATDDGVGVWDCDSLDGDNGDNLRFEVDSRGVIRPAVAPGHAVTPDALGSVSFAEASGRDKQRWRAGAGPVHS
- the hutI gene encoding imidazolonepropionase; this translates as MTPAGPPVPPATRSRPRPDSEPTADQATKDAMSSPTTHSPAHSASTASTLITNIAALVTNDPSLGDGSPLGLIQDAAVVIDGERIAWTGDQSKAPATDNRVDAGGRAVIPGFVDSHSHLVFAGDRTAEFNARMSGRAYSAGGIRTTVAATRAATDEELEANLTRYLREALRQGTTTFETKSGYGLTVEDEARALRIAARHTDEVTYLGAHIVSPDHAEDPAAYVALVTGEMLDACAPYARWIDVFCEKGAFDGDQARAILTAGKARGLHPRIHANQLSHGPGVQLAVELDAASADHCTHLTDADVDALSHSRTVATLLPGAEFSTRAEWPDARRLLDAGVTVALSTDCNPGSSFTSSVPFCVALAVRDMGMTPDEAVWSATAGGARALRRDDIGRLTPGAYADLALLDAPSHVHLAYRPGVPLVTGVWRRGVRVL
- a CDS encoding formimidoylglutamate deiminase: MTETTYWLEHAWLGTHVEPGVTLTVAGQGSAQAGRITAVRTGTPTPPPGTVVLRGLTLPGLANAHSHAFHRALRGTVQVGSGTFWTWREVMYRVADRLTPDTYHALARAVYAEMALAGITAVGEFHYVHHAPGGTPYADPNVMGEALIEAAAEAGIRITLLDTAYLSAGFGKAPDHHQLRFSDGTAEAWAERCSVLKDRDHARIGAAVHSVRAVPAGQLATVARWAEERRAPLHVHLSEQTAENDACHAAHGCTPTRLLADHGVLGPRTTGVHNTHLTDEDIALLGDSGTGTCMCPTTERDLADGIGPAVALQRAGSPLSLGSDSHAVVDLLEEARAMELNERLRTRTRGHWTAAALLRAASADGHAAIGWDEAGTLETGALADFTTIALDSVRTAGPLPRLGAETAVFAASAADVSHTVVGGRHVVRDGAHALVPDVPRALADAVAALRG
- a CDS encoding allantoate amidohydrolase, whose protein sequence is MTAGANSPEARDGASSVGSSFHTMWRELLPIGRHPDSHGYRRFAWTGADAECRAWFREQAETRGLTYEVDRNGNQWAWLGDPAAGDAVVTGSHLDSVPDGGAFDGPLGVVSSFAALDELRSRRVEFTRPLAIVNFGDEEGARFGLACVGSRLAAGQLTVEGAHRLTDGEGVSLPRAMEAAGYDPDAIGPDPERLARIGAFVELHVEQGRALDLSGDAVGIASAIWPHGRWRFDFRGEANHAGTTRLVDRRDPMLSYAETVLAARREARLAGAVATFGKIAVEPNGVNAIPSLVRGWLDSRAEDQTTLDTVVDAIEEAARDHAQAHGVELDVVRESFTPVVEFEHALRDEIARILGRDTAELKVPVLGTGAGHDAGILSGTVPTAMLFVRNPTGVSHSPAEHAAEDDCLAGVTALADVLEGLVRR